In Tsuneonella amylolytica, one genomic interval encodes:
- a CDS encoding D-alanyl-D-alanine carboxypeptidase family protein, which translates to MVDLSSGQTLYAREPDRRFMPASITKVMTVFTAFELIDAGKIKPDQLLLVSDKAFEDWHGVGSTMFLAHRQRVSVDALLHGITTVSANDGAAVLAEGLAGSVPKWIDMMNAKAREIGMRDSHFGTPNGWMDEGRTFVTARDLATLADTMITRHPALYKTYFGHRTLKFNGFEQRNHDPVTGIVDGADGIKTGFTNQAGNGFLGSAERDGRRLVMVVAGAPGGRLLRQSARDFLEWGFASFDGHRLFPAGATVGEARVQDGAARSVPLVAARPVGYDLPAGQTGKVTLAIRYEGPLRAPIAKGEEVAHLVISVDGVRPSRIPLVAAEAVPVANPFQRMVNGVAGLF; encoded by the coding sequence ATGGTCGATCTGTCGTCGGGACAAACGCTCTATGCACGCGAGCCCGACCGACGCTTCATGCCGGCATCCATCACCAAGGTGATGACGGTCTTCACCGCGTTCGAACTGATCGACGCCGGCAAGATCAAGCCGGACCAGTTGCTCCTTGTCAGCGACAAGGCGTTCGAGGACTGGCACGGGGTCGGCTCGACCATGTTCCTCGCGCATCGGCAGCGGGTCAGCGTCGACGCCCTGCTGCACGGCATCACGACCGTGTCGGCCAACGACGGCGCGGCGGTCCTCGCCGAAGGTCTCGCTGGTTCGGTCCCCAAGTGGATCGACATGATGAACGCCAAGGCGCGCGAGATCGGCATGCGCGACAGCCATTTCGGTACCCCGAACGGATGGATGGACGAAGGCCGGACCTTCGTGACTGCACGCGACCTCGCCACGCTGGCCGATACGATGATCACGCGCCATCCGGCGCTCTACAAGACGTACTTCGGTCACCGAACGTTGAAGTTCAACGGGTTCGAGCAGCGCAATCACGACCCGGTAACCGGCATCGTGGACGGAGCCGACGGGATCAAGACCGGCTTCACCAACCAGGCCGGGAACGGTTTCCTCGGTAGTGCGGAGCGGGACGGGCGGCGGCTGGTAATGGTGGTCGCCGGTGCGCCGGGTGGCCGGCTCTTGCGGCAGTCGGCGCGCGATTTCCTCGAATGGGGTTTTGCGAGTTTCGACGGCCATCGCCTCTTTCCCGCCGGGGCGACTGTAGGCGAGGCACGCGTCCAGGACGGAGCGGCGCGCTCGGTCCCCCTCGTCGCGGCACGCCCGGTGGGATACGATCTCCCCGCCGGTCAGACCGGCAAGGTGACGTTGGCGATCCGTTACGAGGGACCGCTCCGCGCGCCGATTGCCAAGGGAGAGGAAGTCGCGCACCTCGTCATCTCGGTCGACGGCGTGCGTCCGTCGCGCATCCCCCTTGTGGCGGCGGAGGCGGTGCCGGTGGCAAATCCGTTCCAACGGATGGTCAACGGGGTCGCGGGGCTGTTCTGA
- the tmk gene encoding dTMP kinase, translated as MAGRFIAFEGGEGSGKSTQARMLASWLEECGVSCDLTREPGGTAGAEAIRALLLDPPGEGWGAQAEALLFAAARADHVARLILPAIEAGRWVVCDRFLDSSRAYQGGAGGVGDADVRALHAIGSSGLLPDLTVLLTVSPEVAEARTHSRDGDVVDAIGGRPAAYHAAVAEAFATMALAEPARFAVIEGGEGPDAVHAAVRAAVAPLLEEAE; from the coding sequence GTGGCGGGACGGTTCATCGCGTTCGAGGGCGGGGAGGGGAGCGGCAAGTCCACCCAGGCCCGCATGCTCGCGAGCTGGCTGGAGGAATGCGGCGTGTCTTGCGACCTCACGCGCGAGCCCGGCGGAACCGCGGGAGCCGAAGCGATCCGTGCGCTTCTGCTGGATCCCCCAGGCGAGGGATGGGGGGCGCAGGCCGAGGCGCTGTTGTTCGCCGCGGCCCGGGCCGATCACGTCGCGAGGCTCATTCTACCGGCAATCGAAGCCGGGCGATGGGTGGTGTGCGACCGGTTTCTCGATTCGAGCCGGGCCTATCAGGGCGGGGCAGGGGGCGTCGGCGATGCCGACGTGCGCGCCTTGCATGCGATAGGCAGCAGCGGTCTTCTGCCCGACCTTACCGTCCTTCTCACCGTTTCGCCCGAGGTTGCCGAAGCGCGCACGCACTCGCGTGATGGCGATGTGGTCGATGCCATCGGTGGCCGGCCCGCAGCATACCATGCTGCCGTTGCGGAAGCTTTCGCAACGATGGCCCTTGCAGAGCCGGCCCGGTTCGCGGTGATCGAGGGCGGGGAAGGGCCGGACGCAGTCCACGCTGCGGTGCGTGCTGCGGTCGCTCCCCTGCTCGAAGAGGCTGAATGA
- a CDS encoding SPOR domain-containing protein, with protein sequence MRLPVDARSRIVVLGLRAGRVAPEPIATPKSLVAVLLRKLPAEGAASLVAPAPVRTAATACEKLREVAPVASATPVVVPASAKMETAPGTVIAYPLPSLTSPPTAPVAIAAPTPAPFTIPPRMPVAATPATPARQPGVSAPPTPKDAFVVQACTFSVRANAQKVADAHGGHVSAAGKFYRVLTGPFASRGQAEAALAKVRAAGYSDARVYTAG encoded by the coding sequence ATGAGATTGCCCGTTGATGCCCGTAGCAGGATCGTAGTCCTCGGACTGCGCGCCGGTCGCGTGGCGCCGGAGCCGATCGCGACGCCGAAATCGCTTGTCGCCGTCTTACTGCGCAAGCTGCCCGCCGAAGGGGCGGCCAGCCTCGTCGCCCCCGCGCCGGTCCGCACGGCTGCAACGGCCTGCGAAAAACTGCGCGAGGTTGCGCCGGTCGCCAGCGCAACGCCAGTGGTCGTGCCGGCATCCGCGAAAATGGAAACCGCGCCGGGCACGGTTATTGCCTATCCCCTGCCGTCCCTTACCTCGCCTCCGACCGCGCCGGTCGCCATTGCCGCACCGACGCCTGCGCCATTCACGATCCCTCCGCGCATGCCGGTGGCCGCTACGCCAGCGACCCCTGCCAGGCAGCCGGGCGTGTCAGCGCCCCCGACCCCGAAGGACGCGTTCGTCGTTCAAGCCTGCACGTTTTCGGTTCGGGCCAATGCACAGAAGGTCGCCGATGCGCATGGCGGCCATGTCTCTGCTGCCGGAAAGTTTTACCGCGTCCTGACGGGGCCTTTCGCAAGCCGGGGACAGGCCGAGGCTGCGCTCGCCAAGGTGCGGGCCGCCGGTTATAGCGACGCGCGAGTCTATACCGCAGGTTGA